The genomic stretch TAGCCGAAGGGGGAAACCTCGCTTCAAAACAATCAGTACCTTCCAGGCGTGCCATGAGACCATGCCCGACGATTTCAACCGCTTCAGCGGCAGGCATGAAACTACGCAGCACCCAGTGGCCATCCGGTAGCGGATGCCATCCCAGCCAATCAAACGGGTCGTGATGTGTGCCTTGTTGTATCCGACGCAAGTTCTCGTTCATTTCGCTGGTGTCCCTGTAGTGTTTCATGCAATTGTGATGCCAGAGTTTTTGGTATGTCTGACCAGTCGACACGCCACGCCCAATTACCCTCCACTGTGCCGGGGGTATTCATGCGGGCTTCGCTGCCTAAGTGCAGTAAATCCTGCAAGGGGATGATCGCGAGCAAGGCGCGGCTGCCGAAGATGGTATTCAGCATCGCATCTGTCACCTGTGAGGTGTCGTGAATGCCCAGCACTTGCATGACGTGCTGCTGCATTCCCGAGTCCAGACTGGTGAACCAGCCTTGCAAGGTGTCGTTGTCGTGTGTACCCGTATAATACACGGTATTGTCGCGGACATTTTGCGGCTTGTGCGGGTTATCTTCAAAGTGGTCAAAACCAAATTGTAATACGCTCATACCCGGCAAGCCGTATTTGTCACGCAGCGCAGTCACATCCGGGGTAATCACGCCCAAATCTTCAGCAACCAGCGGGATATTGCCCATAGCGGCTTGAATGCTGGCGAGCATCGCGTCCCCGGCAACGTCTTGCCAGTAACCGTTGATGGCGGTTGGCTCACTGACCGGAATCATCCAGCTTGCTGCCAGCCCCCGGAAATGGTCAAGCCGTACCAGATCAAAAAATTCAAAGTGATAAGCCAGCCGTTGCCGCCACCACTCGAAGTTTTCGGCCTGCATGTGTTCCCAGTTATAGTGCGGATTGCCCCAACGCTGCCCCGTTTCGGAGAAATAGTCGGGGGGAACGCCGGTCACAAACGTCGGCGTGCCGGTGTCATCCAGCAGGAAACGTGCGGGGTGCGCCCACACATCAGCACTGTCGTAAGCCACAAAGATGGGCATGTCACCGAACAGGTACACGCCGTGTTCCCGCGCATAGCTGCGTAATGCCTGCCACTGCCGCCAGCAGTCGTATTGCTCGTGGATGATGGCAGCGATGTCTTCGGCGTGTTCACCGCGTGCCGCAAACAGGGTCTGCGGGGTGCGGCTGCGGAAGGCTTCTGGCCATGCGCTCCATTCCTGCCCGTTGAATTGCTGCTTGAGCACCATGAACAGGGCGTAGTCTTCGACCCAGTGCTTCTGGTTTTCGTACCAGTGCTCATACTCCCCCCTTTGCAAAAGGGGGGCTGGGGGGGATTTTCCCCCAAACAATCCCGGATTCACGGCAAAGGCGGAGGCGCATTGGTAGGGTGATAACCCCGCCAGCGGTACACCCAGCGGCAACATTTGCC from Thiothrix litoralis encodes the following:
- the malQ gene encoding 4-alpha-glucanotransferase; the encoded protein is MGNLQTIGRAAGILLHPTSLPSGKLDADAYRWVDWLATAGFKVWQMLPLGVPLAGLSPYQCASAFAVNPGLFGGKSPPAPLLQRGEYEHWYENQKHWVEDYALFMVLKQQFNGQEWSAWPEAFRSRTPQTLFAARGEHAEDIAAIIHEQYDCWRQWQALRSYAREHGVYLFGDMPIFVAYDSADVWAHPARFLLDDTGTPTFVTGVPPDYFSETGQRWGNPHYNWEHMQAENFEWWRQRLAYHFEFFDLVRLDHFRGLAASWMIPVSEPTAINGYWQDVAGDAMLASIQAAMGNIPLVAEDLGVITPDVTALRDKYGLPGMSVLQFGFDHFEDNPHKPQNVRDNTVYYTGTHDNDTLQGWFTSLDSGMQQHVMQVLGIHDTSQVTDAMLNTIFGSRALLAIIPLQDLLHLGSEARMNTPGTVEGNWAWRVDWSDIPKTLASQLHETLQGHQRNERELASDTTRHTSRPV